One part of the Chryseobacterium sp. 7 genome encodes these proteins:
- a CDS encoding winged helix-turn-helix transcriptional regulator, producing the protein MSQKNLTNSNSAEGADMCPVQKLLKTLSGKLKLEVFILASKSTLRFSSLLRDIEGSNKQTLTTALRELEDLDLLERTVITQKPLHIEYNLTEKGKSLIPILQQLEGLV; encoded by the coding sequence ATGAGTCAAAAAAATCTGACTAATAGCAATTCGGCTGAAGGGGCAGACATGTGCCCTGTACAGAAGCTTTTAAAAACACTTTCAGGTAAATTAAAATTAGAAGTTTTTATTCTTGCTTCCAAATCTACTTTACGTTTCAGCAGCCTGCTGCGCGACATAGAAGGGTCTAATAAACAAACATTAACAACAGCTCTGAGAGAATTGGAAGACCTGGATTTACTCGAAAGAACCGTTATAACTCAAAAACCTTTACACATAGAATATAATCTTACTGAAAAGGGAAAGTCTCTGATTCCTATTTTACAGCAATTGGAAGGGTTGGTATAG
- a CDS encoding phosphatidylinositol-specific phospholipase C domain-containing protein, with protein MKKHIYGAAFCMTALAQAQDKCQNLRINQLQVVGTHNSYAQPVDPKVLDLVTPIINGMMQKYSSMMSEDQKAKFKEYHPYGMDLKEGLNYNHPNFTEQLNANLRGLEIDVYYDPEGGRFSHPATYEVLKAKGVTDLAPFNTKGLDQPGFKVLHMADIDFRTHYPTLKDALTALKSWSDQHPGHTPIFMMIEAKDSGFPILETSTKVLPFDKKAYDELDEEIVKYLGKDKIITPKDVQGKYKTLKEAVTHNNWPKLTDSKGKFIFMLLPGSAGTLSSKDNPYLVDGSLKERVMFLNSEPDDAFAGFILRDNAIVRQKEIQDLVKQGFMVRTRADIETYEAKTNDLTRSKAAFSSGAQVVSTDFFRSGNTYGTPYFVQPPQREGYLNNPLNSSCK; from the coding sequence ATGAAAAAGCATATATATGGAGCTGCATTTTGTATGACAGCACTGGCACAGGCACAGGATAAATGCCAGAATCTAAGAATTAATCAGCTGCAGGTTGTAGGAACTCATAATTCTTACGCCCAGCCTGTAGACCCAAAAGTACTGGATCTGGTAACCCCGATCATCAACGGGATGATGCAGAAATACAGCAGTATGATGTCTGAAGATCAAAAGGCCAAATTTAAAGAATATCATCCTTACGGCATGGATCTGAAAGAAGGTCTGAATTATAATCACCCCAACTTCACAGAACAGCTCAACGCCAATCTCAGAGGGCTGGAAATAGATGTTTATTACGATCCGGAAGGCGGCCGATTTAGCCATCCTGCAACGTATGAGGTGCTAAAGGCAAAGGGAGTTACTGATCTGGCACCTTTTAATACAAAAGGACTGGATCAGCCCGGTTTCAAAGTCCTGCATATGGCAGATATAGATTTCAGAACGCATTACCCTACTTTAAAAGATGCATTAACTGCTCTTAAATCCTGGTCTGACCAACATCCGGGGCACACTCCCATCTTCATGATGATTGAAGCTAAAGATTCAGGTTTCCCGATTCTTGAAACCAGTACGAAAGTTCTTCCCTTTGATAAGAAAGCCTACGATGAACTGGATGAGGAGATTGTAAAATATCTTGGAAAGGATAAAATTATCACTCCAAAAGACGTTCAGGGCAAATATAAAACACTCAAAGAGGCTGTAACACACAATAACTGGCCAAAGCTTACTGACAGCAAAGGAAAATTCATTTTTATGCTTCTTCCGGGAAGTGCCGGAACCCTTTCTTCCAAAGACAATCCTTATCTTGTGGACGGATCTCTAAAGGAAAGGGTTATGTTTCTAAACAGTGAACCTGATGATGCTTTCGCAGGGTTTATCCTAAGAGACAATGCTATTGTAAGACAGAAAGAGATACAGGATTTGGTAAAACAGGGATTTATGGTCAGAACCCGGGCTGATATTGAAACCTATGAAGCTAAAACTAATGACCTCACAAGATCTAAAGCAGCTTTCAGCAGTGGTGCACAGGTTGTTTCCACCGACTTTTTCCGCTCTGGAAATACTTATGGAACGCCTTACTTTGTACAGCCACCGCAGAGAGAAGGTTATCTTAATAATCCTTTAAATTCTTCATGCAAATAA